From Monomorium pharaonis isolate MP-MQ-018 chromosome 9, ASM1337386v2, whole genome shotgun sequence, the proteins below share one genomic window:
- the LOC105837328 gene encoding defensin-2 yields MKLQLAVLAVFVVLVYASANTLPAVYDGPTYELTTIEDPAYDEVPENLPPIRNRRVTCDLLSWQSKWLTINHSACAAKCLAQRRRGGRCRDGICVCRN; encoded by the exons ATGAAGCTGCAGCTCGCTGTCCTCGCCGTTTTCGTCGTCCTGGTTTACGCTTCGGCCAACACGCTACCGGCTGTCTACGATGGGCCTACTTACGAACTAA CCACCATCGAGGATCCGGCGTACGACGAGGTGCCGGAGAACCTACCGCCGATCCGGAACCGGCGTGTGACCTGCGACCTTCTGTCCTGGCAGTCCAAGTGGCTGACCATCAACCACAGTGCCTGCGCGGCGAAATGCCTGGCGCAGCGTCGCCGGGGCGGCCGGTGCCGCGACGGCATCTGCGTCTGTAGGAATTAG